The DNA region TCCAAACCCTGGTTTCTTCCTTGCTAAGTGTCCCTTTCATTTCCTCGTGCCTTTATGTTGTATTTCCCATCCTTTCCATATGTTGCATCACAAGGTTGAATGCATAAGAGAATAAAAGATCCAGGACAATGACTATGATGTATAGATCTACTGTATGCTAGTTGGTCTATTTGATGTATGGCATCAAATGAAAAACTTGGAACAGCATATTGGGTTAAATGTTGAGAGAACGGATTAGACGATTTCTAGGATATAAATTGATATGTGAATGTTGCCATTCTTTCTAAAGATTTGTTTAGTTACCTCTTATTattaagataaagtacatgtgACTGAAACAAAATAGAACAAATCATTATGCATAAAACTCCCCATTGTATTTAATATTCTTTGCTGAAgttgatgaatttatttgtgCTTAACATGGCAGGATTACCCATCCGGCACCTGGGATTCCAGAAGATTTAATTCAGGAGATGTTTCACCACAACCATGGTGTCTCAAGGGAAGGGCTTGGCCTATACATTTGCCAGAAGCTTGTGAAGATCATGAATGGCACTGTACAATATctgagagaggcagagagatcATCCTTTATAATTCTTATAGAATTCCCATTGGTTTGTCCCATTGACCAATGAATCCGATGGTCTATTGAGGTTTCTCACACAACCAACATCTGCTGGCCAACTAATCAAGTTATTGGTGTACGCACAAAAGAAGTGCCTAAATAGCTTATAGTTGGACCCAGGGATTGTTCATAGGCTGGATGATGTTTGAATTAGTGCTGCCTGCTCAACTTGGGAAACTGGATGATTGTTGTTCAGAAAATGCAAAACAGGTGAAAGTTGAATAGCCGGGTCCATTTGGATGTTTCTGAGACTGAACAATTAATTATAAAGTTCAGTGGAACCCTTCTCACAGCCTCAAGCCAGACATACTCTTTCTGACCTTCTTTAACATCTTTTTTGTAACATCATTCCTCAATCAGGTTCTCTTAGTTTAAGGGAAAAGCTCAATGGCTAAAGCCTTGTAAattaaaatctctctctctctctctctctctctctctctctcattttactCCAGCAGTGGAGCGTGCAGTTTGGGTTGTTCAATAAGCCAAGCAAGGGTGATAGCATGTTTGGTACTGCATCAATACAAACTTACATACTAACGTTGTGAAATTATATCATCCAACTGAACTTTGAAAGCTACTGAAGGTCCTTGGGCATAGTAATGCTAGCccattctatatatatatatatatatatatatatatatatatatatatatatatatatatatatatatatatatatggtgttTGCTGCGTATCTGTGGTCTAAAAGTTTAAAGTTATTTGTAAATCTTGTTTCGACTATGATTGAAAGTTGACCTTTTCGGCTTCTAGGACTagtttagtcttttttttttttcctctgggCAAGTAATGTCAATCAGAAAAAAACAGAAGGGCAGTGCCTAAAACAAAACTACCTTCCAACTTCCAACCTTTTGTTGAGATACCAGGATGCTAAAACATGAACGGCCTCTCCTTTTGAGTCCATCTGAAGTGAAGATCCAGGACTTATGAGGCCGGTCTCAGAGTCAGGTGTTGCCAGAGCATAACACCGATATTCTCCATGATGCAAATTTGGATCGATCAACTATTGCCAAAATGTTGCAACTCAATTGAAATTTGTTATAGAGatatttagaattaaaaaaaaaaaacaaaaaactatagtATCTATTCAAATCTCTGTCATCACTTTCAACTATGGCTTGGGAAATGTCGTGATTCAGTATCTGATGAGTGAATCAATTAATTGCTTCAATTTAGCTTGGATAAGGTAGTGGTTTCTACTCTCTAATCTCTAACTGGTATAGCAACATATGATTTGTCTTGGCCAAATGCGTTAACACAATATATTTTGATGACTACTTATTGGACCATGTCTTACTTAGCCCTTTGAATAGGTGCCGCTAGACTACTAGAGCTGCACCAGCTGATTTGAGAAAGCATATTTAAAAGAGAATCACAATTAAAAGTGCAGGGTACGCTATGGAAAAAAAGGTTATCctcatttaaaaatcaaatcaatcaagtagtatttgttttcttttctttgataattGGGAAGGGAAGTTTGATGGCAAAACCTGAAAATGGTGTTGTTTTCATTTCGCTGGTTTTATAGTCATAGTATTAGTAATAGTAATACTAGGCGAATTTCAAACTCTGGTTTTTATACAACTACAACTACAACTACaactacattaaaaaaaactgtcTCGCCCATACCAGTACCAGTACCAGTACCAGTGCCAGTGCCAGTACCACACATCACTCTTTTCCTCAAACCTCCAAATCACATTACACCATCCTCTTCATCCCCTCCTTTAATCCCATTACAAAACTTACTTCATCACTACAAATCATCCAATAAGCCCCAACAACTTACATCGTATTCAGATTCCCAATCATTTGAATTTCTTGTTGCCCCATACCGACATTCTTCTTCTCCTAAACACCTTCATTTGCAGATTTTCAAATATGGCTTTGCCAATGATCTTTTTTTATGCAATACCCTTATTAATATTTACTCTAGAATTCCTGATTTGCTTTCCGCGCGTAAGCTATTTGATGAAATGCCTCAAAGAAATTCTGTTACATGGGCTTGTTTGATTTCCGGGTATACCCAGAATGGTGTGCCCGAAGAGGCATGCCTGTTGTTTAAAGGAATGGTTGGTTCTGGTTTTTCACCTAATCACTATGCTTTTGGTAGTGCTCTTCGAGCTTGCCAGGAATGTGGGCCATGGGGTGTTACTTTTGGAATGCAAATTCATGGGTTAGTTTCAAAAACTCGGTTTGCATTTGATGTGGTGGTATGTAATGTGCTGATATCAATGTACGGTAATTCTCTTGGTTCTGCTGATGATGCTCGCCGTGTTTTTGATCAGATTGAGATCAGAAATTCAATATCTTGGAATTCAATTATTTCAGTTTGTTCTCAAAGAGGAGATGCAGTTTCTGCTTTTCAACTCTTTTCAAGAATGGAATGGCAGGGTTCCGGACTCAGTTTGAAACCTAATGAATATACTTTTGGAAGCTTAATATCCGTTGCTTGTTCATCATTTGATACTGGTTTGAGTTTGCTTAAGCAGATGCTTGCCAGGGTTAAGAAATCGGGATATCTTGTGGACCTGTATGTTGGCAGTGCCTTGGTAAGTGGGTTTGCCAGGTTTGGACTGATTGATTATGCTAAGCAGATGTTTGAACAGATGAGCAAGAGGAATGCAGTTTCCATGAATGGTTTGATGGTTGGATTGGTGAGGCAAAAACGAGGAGAAGAAGCAGCTAAGATTTTCATGGAGATGAGAGACTTGGTTGATAGCAATCTTGATTCGTATGTGATTCTACTAAGTGCTTTTCCTGAATTTTGTGTGTTGGAGGATGGCAAAAGGAAGGGTACAGAGGTCCATGCGTACGTAATCCGAACAGGCTTAATTGACATAAAGCATGAAATTGGGAATGGGCTTGTTAATATGTATGCTAAATGTGGTTCTATTGCTGATGCTTGCGCTGTTTTCAGACTCATGGTTCATAAAGATTCAGTCTCATGGAACACCATGATTGCTGGTCTTGACCAGAATGAGTGTTTCGAAGATGCAGTCATTAACTTCAGTGTGATGAGGAGAACTCGATTAATGCCCTCAAATTTCACATTGATTAGTACTTTGAGTTCGTGTGCAAGCTTGGGGTGGAAGCTGCTAGGACAACAAATACATTGCGAAGGACTTAAATTGGGACTTGATTTGGATGTTTCAGTTTCTAATGCTCTTCTTGCACTGTATGCTGAAACTGGATGTCTTACTGAATCTGAAAAGGTTTTCTCCTTGATGCCAGACTATGATCAAGTTTCATGGAATTCAGTAATTAGGGCTTTTGCTGATTCAGAGGCATCAGTTGTAGAAGCCGTAAAATACTTCTTAAACATGATGCGAGCTGGATGGAGTCTTAACAGAATAAGCTTTATAAATATTCTCGCAGCAGTGTCATCCCTTGCACTTCACCAACTGGGCCATCAGATTCATGGTCTAGTGCTAAAATATAGTGTTGCAAATGACACTGCTATTGAGAATGCACTTTTGGCTTGCTATGGTAAATGTGGAGAGGTAGATGAATGTGAGAAGATCTTTTCTAGGATGACTGAGAGGAGGGATGAAGTAAGTTGGAATTCTATGATTTCTGGGTACATACACAATGAACTCTTGGCCAAGGCCATGGATTTGGTCTGGTTTATGATGCAGAGGGGTCGGAGATTGGACTGTTTCACCTTTGCTACTGTTCTCAGTGCTTGTGCCTCAGTTGCAACGCTAGAGCGTGGCATGGAAGTCCATGCTTGTGCAATAAGGGCTTGTTTGGAATGTGATGTTGTAGTTGGCAGTGCACTTGTGGACATGTATACCAAATGTGGAAGAATAGATTATGCTTCAAGATTTTTTCATTTGATGCCTGTGAGAAATGTCTATTCTTGGAATTCAATGATATCAGGCTATGCACGCCATGGAAATGGACACAAAGCTTTGGAGCTTTTTTCACAAATGAAGTTACATGGTCAGCCACCAGATCATGTCACCTTTGTCGGGGTCTTGTCAGCTTGTAGCCATGTGGGTTTGATGGATGAAGGTTTCAAGAATTTCAGATCCATGAGTAAAGAATATGGTTTGGCTCCTCGTGTTGAGCACTTCTCATGTATGGTGGATCTCCTTGGCCGGGCAGGTGAACTTAATAAGATAGAAGACTTCATCAATAAGATGCCAATGGAACCTAATGTTCTTATTTGGAGGACAGTATTAGGGGCCTGCTGCCGAGCTAATGGTCGCAACACAGAGCTAGGTCAGATGGCTGCTAAAATGCTTTTGGAGTTGGAACCTCAAAATGCTGTTAACTATGTGCTTCTTTCCAACATGTATGCTTCTGGAGGGAAGTGGGAAGATGTGGCAAAGGCTAGAAAGGCAATGAGGAATGCAGCGGTAAAGAAGGAAGCTGGGTGTAGTTGGGTAACCATGAAGGATGAAGTTCATGTTTTTGTGGCTGGAGACAATTCACACCCAGAGAAAGATTTGATATATGAAAAACTGAAGGAGCTTAACAGGAAAATGAGAGATGCCGGATATGTGCCTGAGACAAAATTCGCACTATATGATCTTGAACTGGAGAACAAGGAGGAACTGCTAAGCTATCACAGTGAGAAACTTGCTGTTGCTTTTGCTCTCACTCGTCAATCAGGATTGCCAATAAGGATAATGAAAAATCTCCGGATTTGTGGTGACTGCCACACTGCCTTTAAATATATATCGGGGATTGTTGGGCGGCTAATAGTGTTACGGGATTCAAATAGATTTCATCATTTTGAAGATGGTAAGTGTTCATGTGGGGATTACTGGTAGTTGACTACTGGAAACTTTAAATCCATGGAAGTTATATGATGTAGAATCCATCATTTAGGAGACTGTAAACATcctcaatattttttgttttttcaacaTTCACTGAAGCAGCGTTGACTGTAGAGGGTTAAGAGTACCAATGGTCAACTAGCAGCACATTATGGAGAAACCTCCTTGAGTTATCAGGTTTTCAACTTTCATTATGTTACGCTCACCTGAAAGTctatttacattttctttataCCAGAATTCAGAGACCAATTTTTGATAAGGGAGTGTAAATGTTTCTATTTATTCTAATCAAGCATGCGGCAACTGGTCCCACACTGCAAAAGAAATCGAGTGGGGTGGTGCAAAACCTGACCCTGGTGACAAGGACGATGGAAGAAAGATGCACCCCAGGTCTTCATTCAAGGCTTTTCTGGAGATAGTTAAGCAGTGTAGCCGGCCTTGGGAAGATGTGGAAATGGATGCCATCCTTTCCTTGCAGCTGGTATTGAGAGTATCTTTCCAAGAtgagattgtggatgagtccaAGATTATAGTGAATGTTCCATTGGAGACAGATTTGTACATACGTACCTCTATGTGCATGTTATTTAGATCGGAGTATTTGACTTGGGTATGGTCAGAATCCGTGTGTTGGTTGTTTACCTATGCACTCATGCCTGAAGATCAAGATGCATTTTATCAGATGGACTCAATAAATGAAAGTAAACATGtacaaaaattaacatttagTTTCCCAATAATTAGGAGCTTCTGTTTTAGACTTTTACTTgggtcttttattttatttatttttatcgcTTCTGAGTTTATGAACTTCAAAAAGCTCTGAACAGACGAATTATTCATGCTTTTGCCATGTTTAATCTAAATGCTGCTTCCTAACCCACTCCTTTAACAGCGTAAGATTAATTATGTCATGTCCCATTCAACGAATTGTTGAGAATGTAGtgaatattgaaaataaaaggaTATTGTACATTAACCACACACTTTCTGTAAAGCATGCTGTTTAAATGGAAAATTACAGTTATACATTCAATCCTGTTGACAACTACTTCTGcaaccaagccttagtcccaaaattttggggttagCTCCGTTGTGACTCATAATATGTATAAGAATTATGTACCAGGTTTACCAAATGGAGACTGATTATCTCGTACAACTTCATTTGCTTCTTGAGTTCCAGCTAAACTGTTATTTTCTGCTTTATGTTCCTTGTATTATTCTTTCATGATTTTTTGCTAGAGCATCTAATCTGATATTGTAATGGCAGTTATAGAAGAGCAAAATATTGAAATCAAACTTAGAACAAATATACAGGAAAAAGGGTAATTTGGGATAAATATACACATATCCAAGTTGATTATgttggaatcatttggagccCTTCTGCATATATTCCTCCAATTTTTATGACTGATGAGCATGGCCTAGGCTTGGATTGGAATGAAGCAATGCAGACCATGACATATTGACCTAGCTTAGAATACTACTTAATGGGGCAATTGCTGGCCCTGATGCAGATAAGTTGTTATTTGAATTCTATGATCGTTTGAGTAATTATGTTTGAAGCATTACTTTCTGCAAACAAAAGGACTGATGCAAATGGAAGTATTACTGGGGTATTGTTCTTTTTGCATGTGGCTAGTCCAGACCTTCAATATGCTCTGCAGGTGCAGAGAATATCAGAACAGGCCGAAGCTGATAGCATCAAGAAATTATCATATTTTGGTCAGGAAACCAGCAAGCCTCTGTGGGATTATGTTTATGCAGAATCTAATGATATCTTCTAATTTAAGCATAGAGCAGAAGCAGCTATTTAAGACAAGCTCATTGTGTCGGGAACAATTAGCCAAGTTTGTCAATGATACTGATATTGAAAGAATTGAGGAATGGCATGGTCTTTTAGTGAGTATTTCTTCGAAATCTTGTGTACTATCAGTTTATTTGTTTCCATATCGATTAAGATGGTCCAATATGTGGTTTCACTTTCCTGGACATTAAGACTAAGAGAGGGGGGGTGGGGGGCTTGCCTcccaaaagttttaatatttattaaaaaaagaagttaaaaaatatagtattatCTCGTAAAAACAGTAAGATGATGacaaatatcataaataattattttattaaagttccactcaaattcattgtttttgtgaaacttaataataatacatgACAGTTTTTAGTGGTCcttatacaattatttttaaggCATGTAGCTAAGGAAAATTCACTGtcatccaaaataaaatacttatttGGTATGAGTCATTATAAAGTGTTGTCCAAGGAGTCTTTAAGTTTTTTTCCTAGTGTTCAATATGcttagtttttgtaattttcttgagTCCTCAAATTTTTCCCCCCTTGTTTTCTAGTCTTTTGTTTATCTTTCGGACAAGAGTGAAAAGGTCCCACGATATGTCAAATGAGAAGAAGATCGACATTTTTGAAAGATTGATTGGAATGATAGATAGATTAGCAGAACATTATAGAGAAAATTCCTTGAGTTCccaagttttcagttttcaatctATTATGCTCATCTGGGAATCTATTTTGCATTTTCACTGTATCAAAATTCTATAAAAAGGacgctatttttttttcctggtcaATCATTGTGTTTTGTTGCAAACATTTACAAGGTGTGCATTTACAATAAAAtgggaaaattttggaaaacttACCAATCTGGCCTGTGCACCCTTTGAAAGATGGTTTTGTGGAGCAATGTCTGAAAGAGGTTTTCTTGGTTTTGGACTTAGAATGCGTTTGGATCCCACGTCTGCATCCCACGTCCgcgttttgcttccttttttttttttttttttaaacccagccgcaagatttgactattcagccatgaacagtgcacaaatgcactgttcatgggtcccacaaatttcacttttcagcaactttttcattaaaaatgggtcccacagtactattcacacatttaaaaattattttgctacagtgttttcagttttcagttttcagtttcagcaaaataagttctatccaaacggactcttaggTGCCATTAGAGAAGATGAGAGAGTTTGGGAGAAGATGAAAGGgtttgaaagagaaagagagagtcaAATGGTGAGGGATGAAGAAATGAAGAAAGGGCAGAGGTTTTTGTAGAGAGAAAATGGAGGTTGAAGagttagagagaaaatgaaaagttgaggaagatgaagaggaatgagaagaaaaagaaacggttgGTAACCAttggagaaaaatgaagagacGGGAAGGCATTTGATGACTAAACTATATGTAGTTTAGGCCTCCCACTAAACTACCTgtagtttagcaaaaaaattagaatttccaCAATGGACCCCTAGAAGGTGGAAAATgcaaaggaaaattaaaaaatgcacCCAAATGATAGAAATACCCTCAGCAGGTTGAAAGACACAAGGATTCCCCAAGCATCCCTAATGGGTTAGGAGGGTTAAGGACATCCCCCAGTAGATTGAAAATCGCTAAGGAAACTCCCTCGTGAGTTAAAATAATCAACCAACTCCCTAGCGAGTCACAAAATAGACAAGTTTCCTAAGAATCATCAAAGGCTCCCTTGTGGGtccaaagcaccaaacaacTCCCCTGAGGTTTGTGAGGAAAAAATTTTTCCCCAAGGAGCTGAGAATTACCAAGAAAACTCCCCCGTGAGTAGAACTAACATAAGCTCCTCAAGGAGtcataaaaagagaagaaaatttttCCCTAGTGGGCTTTGCACCATCAAGAGACTTCCTCATAGGTCAAGAATCACCCTTAGAAGGCTCCCTTGGGAGTCACCCACACACACTCCTCAGCGATTCGTTTTTCCCGATGGATCATACATCACCAAGGACTTACTTATAAGTCAGAGCTACTAAGATCGCTACCATACTTGTGCACATATCCTGCAAGAATTGAATATGCAAGCACAAACCCTAGACAagtcaagaaaagaagaatgtAGAACTGGAGTACATATCCTTTTTGGAATTGAGCATGTACATCAGAATTGAGGCAAGAGCCACCTAGAATAGAAGAGGTTGAGATTGAGATAGAAGTCACATATAGGCAAGAGCCTCACTAGATCAAAAGAGATTGAGATAGAGACAGACACTACCTAGAGGAGAAAGTCACCTGGAGAAGTTTGAGGGAAAAGCCCCAAATGGACACTAAAGAGACGTATCCTTTTAGCTCGTAAGAGCACCTTGTTTACTTGGTTGATGGTTAAGCTGATGGccatgtttgtttctttttttagtgaCTCTAGGATAGTGAGTCACTTGCCTTTTGCTTGCAATTGGCAAAACAGGCTCTTGGATAGTGAACCTATTGTTGCTCGTTTCTCGTGTAAGGTGGGAATTCGGACATATGAATCCCACGCAACTTTACGGAGTTGCACCCCATCCCATGTATGCGTGCTATTTGCCATGTGTGTGTGTTGCGCTTGAGTTGTACATCGAAACAAAACattttgtctcttattcttttgatttcGTTATCATAGTCATGAATTAAAAGAGGGGCATctgtagacaccgcattttgtaccccttacgactcgagTCCTTATTCCCTAATGATGTAAGAATTCTAAAGCCCAAGGTTGGTTTAAGGCCCaattagatgaaaattgacttgaggaaagtgtttatggaaaatataacttaCTTTTGgaccaaataaattatttttggaaaataaatacCATAGAAACCCTAGggcatgcgtacgcatacacGCGTATGTGCACATTTGCTTAAGATCTGCGTGCATATGCTAGGGTTCTAGAAACTATGAAAGGAAAGATTTTCTACATTTAAACTAGGTTCGGAACGAATCCCACATCGTTTGGGAGTCGCCCTAAAACATCCTTaagtcaaattttatttgattaggaCATTTTCTGGTCTTGATCTTTGAGTTATGAAGTttactaatttattttgaattggtTGTGACTAGATTGACTAAGGGGAATAGTCAAAATCAAGTTCTAGTGTTGAGGTAAAGTTTTTAACTTTGGCACTTCgctttcttttgcttttcttttgattttgtgtttatatatgtgttttatttgctttaatatgtttgtttagtttaggtttgctttgtttttgtgttcagagcatgttaggttgttagattttctattttctgagtttttgggttagggtttcGGGTGTGTATGCATGTGCATGCTTTGAGTATGCGTATGCGCACGTATACTCTTGCCCAAAAATCTTAATTCACTCATGTTTGCTTTTCCCTTGTCTTATTTATATGTTCTAGCTTCTGTTTAACCTATTTTATCTGTCATTGAGTCTTTGTTTCTCtgcctttttttgttttactcgTTTTACCTCTTTTATGTCTATTAGGGTTTGAATTTGTTTGAttaccatgaacatgcatatgaaaatgaacatgcattgatgcGTAGGTGTTGTGATgtagtgaggtaagtcatgcattcacatgaacatgcattgattTGAATATAAGTTTTTCTTGATTAAATAACATGAATATTCTTAGATTGAATGCTATGCCTTTAATGTTTGGATGTCATAACATGCTTGTTTGGTTTTGCCATGTGATGTTTTCTCCCTAAGAGATTTGTGTTTGTATGCCTTGATAGATGAATATTAGGTTTGGAGATGATTATGCCATGTTGTGTGTCTTAGGTGCATGCTAGTATGTGTTTAGATTAGAATAACATATTAAAATTGCATTTAATGAGATTTATATTTGAAACACAATAAGTAGAAGCTGACCCACAGGTCGGGTGGGGTTaagtgcctaacaccttccaaTCTCCATACCTAAACTTCGGACACATGCTTTGGTAAAAGATTAGTCCTTCCACAAAGGGCGCTATATTTATGGTTCCTAAACCTAAACTAGGTGGCGAGTCCAATTGCACCCTCCACCATGGTCCACCATAGGCCAAGGCATACTTCTTAATTGCGAGGATAACACCACATCAAGGGCGCTTGCACCCACAATAACTCTCCAATTTTTTAGAGTTGGTtgtcctatgatggcattgtatgAGGACAAATAATCGACGACGAGGAAGTTTACTTGGCGATCTATTGTGGGTAGGAACCAATCACTACAGGCAGGGAGATGGTGCATACAGGAAGAACCTTTGTTCCTCCAAATCCTCGTAAAGGAACATTTTTTGGATAGGGTAACTCCCTATCAatcctcatttgttggaaggtcgggtagtagaggatgtctgCTGAACTCCCATTGTCCATTGGCACTCTTCTCATTGTATAGTTCGCGATTGTCATGAGGATGATGTAATCTCCTAGTGTCTTCGTCTATGAATATTATGATTGGTTCGTCCATTCTTGGTATCCTTGGTAAATGACTAGTGAACTGGGCGTTTTGAACTGCTCAAATATAGGTTTTCTTTGATTTGGACGAACACCCTGTTAATGTTCCTCCCACAATCACCCTTATTTTTCCAAGGGGTGGATGAACTAGTTCCTTTTCTCTACCTTTTGGTGGTGGTCTCTCGTCTCTGTGCTCTCATCGAATGAAAATTTATAACTTCCCTTGCTTGATGAGAACTTCAATCTGCTACTTCAAATCATAGCACTCATTAGTGTCATGTCCATGGTCTCAGTAAAACCGACAAT from Castanea sativa cultivar Marrone di Chiusa Pesio chromosome 6, ASM4071231v1 includes:
- the LOC142639736 gene encoding phytochrome A type 3-like, whose product is MHPRSSFKAFLEIVKQCSRPWEDVEMDAILSLQLVLRVSFQDEIVDESKIIVNVPLETDLYIRTSMCMLFRSEYLTWVWSESVCWLFTYALMPEDQDAFYQMDSINETLLSANKRTDANGSITGVLFFLHVASPDLQYALQVQRISEQAEADSIKKLSYFGQETSKPLWDYVYAESNDIF
- the LOC142638323 gene encoding putative pentatricopeptide repeat-containing protein At5g09950 encodes the protein MVLFSFRWFYSHSISNSNTRRISNSGFYTTTTTTTTTLKKTVSPIPVPVPVPVPVPVPHITLFLKPPNHITPSSSSPPLIPLQNLLHHYKSSNKPQQLTSYSDSQSFEFLVAPYRHSSSPKHLHLQIFKYGFANDLFLCNTLINIYSRIPDLLSARKLFDEMPQRNSVTWACLISGYTQNGVPEEACLLFKGMVGSGFSPNHYAFGSALRACQECGPWGVTFGMQIHGLVSKTRFAFDVVVCNVLISMYGNSLGSADDARRVFDQIEIRNSISWNSIISVCSQRGDAVSAFQLFSRMEWQGSGLSLKPNEYTFGSLISVACSSFDTGLSLLKQMLARVKKSGYLVDLYVGSALVSGFARFGLIDYAKQMFEQMSKRNAVSMNGLMVGLVRQKRGEEAAKIFMEMRDLVDSNLDSYVILLSAFPEFCVLEDGKRKGTEVHAYVIRTGLIDIKHEIGNGLVNMYAKCGSIADACAVFRLMVHKDSVSWNTMIAGLDQNECFEDAVINFSVMRRTRLMPSNFTLISTLSSCASLGWKLLGQQIHCEGLKLGLDLDVSVSNALLALYAETGCLTESEKVFSLMPDYDQVSWNSVIRAFADSEASVVEAVKYFLNMMRAGWSLNRISFINILAAVSSLALHQLGHQIHGLVLKYSVANDTAIENALLACYGKCGEVDECEKIFSRMTERRDEVSWNSMISGYIHNELLAKAMDLVWFMMQRGRRLDCFTFATVLSACASVATLERGMEVHACAIRACLECDVVVGSALVDMYTKCGRIDYASRFFHLMPVRNVYSWNSMISGYARHGNGHKALELFSQMKLHGQPPDHVTFVGVLSACSHVGLMDEGFKNFRSMSKEYGLAPRVEHFSCMVDLLGRAGELNKIEDFINKMPMEPNVLIWRTVLGACCRANGRNTELGQMAAKMLLELEPQNAVNYVLLSNMYASGGKWEDVAKARKAMRNAAVKKEAGCSWVTMKDEVHVFVAGDNSHPEKDLIYEKLKELNRKMRDAGYVPETKFALYDLELENKEELLSYHSEKLAVAFALTRQSGLPIRIMKNLRICGDCHTAFKYISGIVGRLIVLRDSNRFHHFEDGKCSCGDYW